The Miscanthus floridulus cultivar M001 chromosome 7, ASM1932011v1, whole genome shotgun sequence genome includes a region encoding these proteins:
- the LOC136465962 gene encoding lysine-rich arabinogalactan protein 19-like has product MAAALLRQWRRLAVLGDLLVLHLTAAMAQSLPTAPTTPAAPTTPATPAPTATLTTPAPTATPVAPAKPPPVAPAKPPSVTPPPVTPPPTTPPAVLPPAVLLPAAAPPPTATPPPTEASASLPPTTTPPPVAKALAPPAEIPPAEAPSKGKNKHKKRKKQHGADVTLAPASAARPWLRRAQSAPSGVTLASAVYAPSSGSLASRVETGGVTMDCMSSSPSSLCGDGRRLKKNLTCGARVSVMGRGRS; this is encoded by the coding sequence ATGGCTGCGGCGCTGCTCCGGCAATGGCGCCGCCTCgccgtgctcggcgacctcctcgTGCTCCACCTCACTGCCGCCATGGCGCAGTCACTGCCAACTGCACCCACGACCCCTGCCGCACCCACGACCCCAGCGACGCCGGCGCCCACTGCCACCCTGACAACGCCAGCGCCCACCGCCACCCCTGTCGCACCAGCAAAGCCACCGCCGGTCGCGCCGGCCAAACCCCCGTCGGTGACGCCGCCACCGGTCACGCCACCTCCCACGACGCCGCCCGCGGTGCTCCCACCCGCCGTGCTGCTGCCCGCCGCGGCGCCTCCGCCGACGGCCACACCGCCCCCGACCGAGGCGTCCGCTTCGCTGCCTCCCACGACAACGCCCCCGCCCGTGGCCAAGGCCCTCGCACCGCCTGCGGAGATACCGCCCGCCGAGGCGCCGTCCAAGGGCAAGAACAagcacaagaagaggaagaagcaacaTGGCGCGGACGTGACCCTGGCTCCAGCGAGCGCCGCCCGTCCCTGGCTCCGACGAGCGCAGTCGGCTCCGTCTGGCGTGACCCTGGCTTCGGCGGTTTACGCGCCCTCGTCGGGGTCACTGGCGTCTCGGGTGGAGACGGGCGGTGTCACCATGGACTGCATGAGCTCCTCCCCTTCCTCACTGTGTGGTGATGGCCGGAGGTTGAAGAAGAATCTGACTTGTGGGGCCCGTGTGTCAGTAATGGGGAGAGGGAGAAGCTAG